In Leucoraja erinacea ecotype New England chromosome 12, Leri_hhj_1, whole genome shotgun sequence, one DNA window encodes the following:
- the LOC129701936 gene encoding ankyrin repeat domain-containing protein SOWAHD-like, whose amino-acid sequence MATLLERDPGLLNRRDPVSGLTATHWLAKRGDVEALLELRRLAGRAGLRLDVDLRAGGAGYTPLHLAAMQGHHMVIKLLVGAYNANVDARDYAGRKAWQYLGSGTPGKLRDLAGAQEEERPPRTGAQRAEQAHGPQKKTQSFAIVSMQNFFQLKYWRQWRSQRSAD is encoded by the coding sequence ATGGCCACGCTGCTGGAGCGGGATCCCGGGCTGTTGAACCGGCGGGACCCGGTGAGCGGACTGACAGCGACTCACTGGCTGGCGAAGCGGGGCGATGTGGAGGCGCTGCTGGAGCTGCGGCGCCTGGCGGGGAGAGCCGGCTTGAGGCTGGACGTGGACTTGCGGGCGGGCGGAGCGGGTTACACGCCCCTACACCTGGCCGCCATGCAGGGCCACCACATGGTGATCAAGCTGCTGGTCGGCGCCTACAACGCCAACGTGGACGCCCGGGACTACGCCGGCAGGAAAGCCTGGCAGTACCTGGGCAGCGGGACTCCGGGGAAACTGCGGGACCTGGCGGGGGCTCAGGAAGAGGAGCGCCCGCCCCGGACTGGAGCCCAGCGGGCGGAGCAAGCCCACGGGCCGCAGAAAAAAACCCAGTCCTTTGCAATCGTCTCTATGCAGAACTTCTTCCAACTCAAATACTGGCGCCAGTGGAGGTCCCAGCGCAGCGCAGACTGA